The Perca fluviatilis chromosome 2, GENO_Pfluv_1.0, whole genome shotgun sequence genome includes a region encoding these proteins:
- the serpinf2b gene encoding serpin peptidase inhibitor, clade F (alpha-2 antiplasmin, pigment epithelium derived factor), member 2b, protein MDLRLTLLLICLYSQGVTNAEVAENDSIPLVPLIPLMPSHPREPDLQTPIDLKVENESAVPPGTTHTPESPLINGNSSEEKQVCMSVQAREAIAAAIQKLGVQLLQNLETTPEQPNVIISPLSISLALSQLALGAVNETEKLLMHHLFVNTLSCYHESLHSILGKLRNSDLQIATRIFLRQGFEPKQDFVHESQRLYDSVPAVLESLQQINDWVENATKGKMTGFLSSLPPNLLLMLINAVHFKGEWKARFDPRFSSRGVFYLDDKHMVDVEVMEDAKHPLSLITDNELEAQVARFPFQKSKSLLVVMPQSGQVNVSSLSTKLNISDLYHRLPKERAVQVKVPKFKLEYAQDLQEVFTKLGLGGMFSSPNLTGIADGPLLVSSVMHKSCMEINEEGAEAAAATTVVISRASNPVFHLSQPFLFALMDDMTQVPIFMGVINNPNPGAPILQRGEFGSKDKVVFPIDKNHVGSFGGPPK, encoded by the exons ATGGACCTTCGTCTGACACTCCTGTTGATCTGTCTCTACAGCCAAGGAGTCACT AATGCTGAGGTGGCAGAAAATGACTCAATCCCTTTGGTGCCACTCATTCCTTTGATGCCCAGCCACCCCAGAGAG cCAGACCTCCAGACCCCCATAGATTTG AAAGTAGAAAATGAAAGTGCAGTACCACCAGGAACTACACATACCCCAGAATCACCTCTAATCAACGGGAACTCATCAGAGGAAAAACAAGTTTGTATGTCTGTACAGGCCAGGGAGGCCATCGCTGCGGCCATTCAGAAACTGGGTGTGCAGCTTCTGCAGAACCTGGAGACAACGCCAGAGCAGCCAAACGTCATCATATCTCCTTTGAGCATATCATTAGCACTCTCCCAACTGGCTTTAG GTGCAGTAAATGAGACAGAGAAGCTGCTGATGCATCATCTCTTTGTAAACACTCTCTCCTGCTATCACGAGTCTCTGCATAGTATCTTAGGGAAGCTCAGAAACAGCGACCTGCAAATTGCCACACGTATTTTCCTGCGCCAAG GGTTTGAGCCAAAGCAAGACTTTGTCCATGAATCCCAGCGCTTATATGACTCAGTACCAGCAGTCTTGGAGAGCCTGCAGCAGATAAATGACTGGGTAGAAAATGCAACAAAAGGAAAGATGACTGGCTTCCTGTCTTCTTTACCACCCAATCTGCTCCTCATGCTCATTAATGCTGTTCATTTCAAAG GAGAGTGGAAAGCTCGATTTGACCCGCGCTTTTCCTCTCGAGGTGTGTTCTATCTTGACGACAAGCACATGGTTGACGTTGAAGTGATGGAAGATGCCAAACATCCCCTGAGTTTAATAACTGATAATGAACTGGAGGCTCAG GTAGCACGATTTCCATTCCAGAAGTCCAAGAGCTTGTTGGTGGTCATGCCTCAGTCCGGCCAGGTGAATGTGTCTTCACTTTCCACAAAGCTGAATATCTCCGACTTGTATCATCGTCTGCCCAAGGAGAGAGCTGTTCAAGTTAAAGTCCCCAAGTTTAAACTGGAGTATGCTCAAGACCTACAGGAGGTTTTTACCAAATTGG GCCTCGGAGGGATGTTTTCCAGTCCCAACTTGACTGGGATTGCAGACGGCCCCCTGCTGGTCTCCAGTGTGATGCATAAGTCCTGCATGGAGATAAATGAGGAGGGTGCAGAGGCTGCAGCAGCCACCACTGTGGTCATCTCACGGGCATCTAACCCTGTTTTCCACCTCAGCCAACCTTTCTTGTTTGCCCTTATGGATGATATGACTCAAGTACCAATTTTCATGGGTGTCATTAACAACCCAAATCCTGGAGCTCCTATTTTGCAGAGAGGAGAATTCGGGAGCAAAGATAAAGTGGTATTCCCAATTGATAAGAATCATGTTGGCTCATTTGGAGGCCCACCTAAGTAG
- the wdr81 gene encoding WD repeat-containing protein 81 yields MDWLMHTVEKDLGIDRRQQGPGPRPREVIALVPTRWVLGLRERRIMRCARFDSISEAEIRTYLQCSQAKLSPGWTRVCIQGLRKSKLSYRLARDPCHQQMEFMSQDSYVKTMQCVSQHNVRNLWHDAHYKLVQAYAGANEQMHVAAVDAVRNALQKLFNSTFISSDRVSPSLSPAREKEKENYLPTSSSCSSTSQSDHLCPNVLPAECLLETAEMLYVILPYTQYSLHDIVSFSPAKLANSHAKVLFILYQLLIALQGCHAAGLSCGELSLQDVAVDEQLCSRLKLNLAHYEELGTEWDANSDVTGRQVPKHVLPRNNSCVSQENKILCKDCFDELKKLVLDWVHGRVSNFRYVMELNRLAGRREGDPNYHPVLPWVVDFTVPFGKFRDLRRSKFRLNKGDKQLDFTYEMTKEALAAAVGNGVGGSGVGGDLGGSVGAGGAGQSDHLHVPHHISDVLSDITYYVYKARQTPKSVLCSHVRSQWEPNEYPASMERMQSWTPDECIPEFYTDPSIFRSIHPDMPDLDVPSWCKSCEEFIEVHRRLLESREVSQHLHHWIDLTFGYKLSGKEAVKAKNVCLHLVDNHTNLTTYGVVQLFDQPHPQRLSPSQYAPAEPPLLGLAALNVPSLHIPQIDSGADTVDEMVPESTGCESSGWTMVDRDEELEQGMEALDSLASAGSTSSAPCSVPMPSISTAGGKMGGEHTALNVSQSPSSFPGDFTSGLGPGLRSAMLQRGGSTNKKHGEVSVTATNAEDIKIVLPEGFNPLQPLEELEKLNNFLVKSLHAEVWHPAGSTDCMKDGVIIESLPSLTQLYQRDMQALGVLIAEIFHSSKLRGLKPGTPLRQRFQAVMKLCSASLRDVPLSLHHALEILLLIEKHSGIAQKEVPDCPHPLLFKYEPICDGLPPPNPCQLLNSIITPFPFPSYFAALHNFIFSYHAKMETTCSLQGRDVVFNLWQQLETLLRGNITAEGLEILLPFILALMLEESTAVYATWYLFEPISRVLGPRNANKYLLKPLINVYENPHCLRGRFYLYTDCFILQLIVRLGLQAFLSSLLPHVLQVITGFESCISGSGGEAGKGLRSGTCNLEEEEDYQCGEVQQSSASVSGKMGSGGGASGGVGVVGESGMVDYSSGISLNDQVFLSEAEDFQNEFYVNSGAGVAAGKPQSQNSAAKDQDQESLSVGKLSDKSSTSELSLGDGDSMRDRASLKSADSSQDLKHASEGEEGGELEEEEVTETNEGKERTDDPTVANLELSGCTDVSGATVATLEGEFMNGMALEETDKGIVGEQEEDDHDPSEESREKEQKILLDTVCKTVRWLSAKLGPTVTARYVARNLLRLLTNCYIGLEKHQFVTVASEECSLESVGMGSVYEKKPVLGDQTAGPVLDCLIYIAQLYGEPVLTYQYLPYIGYLVSPPSSQRLNTRKEASLLGAVALTQKIIVFLSDTTLMDMLMKINQDVLLPLLDLLTTPRMGFPSGVQTRTAVCLKTLSLMALICLRIGREMVQQHMADTLHRFFAVFSLLHSLQPQLDSAPRRVVGEVTVVDVFTPEESNVTYELGVLEELQTVFNSEMAHSSYIPFYCLIGDMAIRKLVPNHELVWQLAQSYHQSLRQGSTETNLTTASRVELPPTSMGLSGFGRHVGCSPFPAPSTSSTSLGDSLPESGTFGSHLVGNRIQVSRDTDYDGSPTLGLANSWGRSSHTTPIITTASTFTTPSVGTASFSSSWVTGPTPEDSVLKQELPRSGRSLQGNWLAYWQYEIGLNQQDPHFHFHQIRLQSFLGHSGTTKCLAPLAGEDYFLSGSKDKTVKLWPLYNHGDGTQEVEPRLTYTDHRKSVFYVGQLEASQDVVSCDGNVHLWDQYTGKQIRSYEAVDGKNPITAVTTMPAPHCSVVFGSADSILRFIDPRKPGLQHEFRLAYNNVSAGLIRYLAVSPSGRTVAAGFSSGFIVLLDARTGLILKGWPAHEGDILQMKAAEGNLVISSSTDYTLAVWKDLEHKPLRQYKSQSDPIHAFDLYGSEIVTGTVANKIGVYSMADISLSPVSSTKLSSENFRGTLTSLAVLPTKRLLLLGSENGAIRLLA; encoded by the exons ATGGATTGGCTGATGCATACAGTTGAGAAAGACTTGGGGATTGACCGGCGGCAGCAAGGACCAGGTCCTCGTCCCAGGGAGGTCATAGCCCTTGTTCCAACGCGCTGGGTGTTGGGCCTGAGGGAGAGGAGGATCATGCGCTGTGCCCGCTTTGACAGCATCAGTGAGGCAGAAATTCGCACCTACCTTCAGTGTTCCCAGGCAAAGTTGTCTCCTGGCTGGACACGAGTCTGCATTCAGGGTCTGAGGAAAAGCAAGCTGAGCTACAGATTGGCCAGAGACCCATGTCATCAACAAATGGAATTCATGTCACAGGATTCTTATGTCAAAACCATGCAGTGTGTGTCGCAACATAATGTCAG gAATCTGTGGCATGATGCTCATTACAAACTTGTGCAGGCATATGCCGGAGCCAATGAGCAGATGCATGTTGCAGCTGTAGATGCAGTGCGTAATGCTTTACAGAAGCTCTTCAATTCCACCTTCATCTCATCTGACAGAGTGTCACCATCCCTTTCTCCGgccagagagaaggagaaagaaaacTACTTGCCAACCAGTTCATCTTGCTCTTCCACGTCCCAGTCAGACCATCTGTGTCCTAATGTTCTGCCTGCAGAATGTCTGCTGGAGACAGCAGAAATGCTCTACGTGATTCTACCTTATACTCAGTATTCACTCCATGATATTGTCTCCTTCAGCCCAGCCAAGCTTGCTAACAGCCATGCCAAAGTTTTGTTCATTCTCTACCAGTTACTGATAGCTCTGCAGGGATGTCATGCAGCAGGTCTGTCTTGTGGAGAGCTCTCCCTGCAGGACGTAGCTGTAGATGAGCAGCTCTGCAGCCGCCTCAAGCTCAACCTAGCCCATTATGAGGAACTGGGGACGGAATGGGATGCAAACAGCGACGTTACAGGCAGACAAGTGCCGAAACATGTCCTGCCAAGGAACAATTCATGTGTGAGCCAAGAGAACAAAATACTTTGCAAAGACTGCTTTGATGAGCTTAAGAAGTTGGTTCTGGACTGGGTCCATGGACGAGTCAGTAACTTCCGCTACGTGATGGAACTCAACAGGTTAGCAGGACGGCGAGAAGGAGACCCTAATTATCACCCAGTGCTGCCTTGGGTGGTTGATTTTACTGTGCCATTTGGAAAATTCCGAGACCTCAGGAGGTCAAAGTTCAGGCTGAACAAAGGGGATAAGCAGCTGGACTTCACATATGAGATGACCAAAGAGGCTTTGGCTGCTGCAGTCGGTAATGGGGTTGGTGGTAGCGGTGTAGGTGGAGACCTTGGTGGCTCTGTAGGTGCCGGCGGTGCTGGACAGTCTGACCATCTCCATGTACCTCACCACATATCTGATGTGCTCTCAGACATTACCTACTATGTCTACAAAGCTCGACAGACACCCAAGTCAGTGTTGTGCAGCCATGTTAGATCCCAGTGGGAGCCGAACGAATACCCAGCCAGTATGGAGCGCATGCAGAGCTGGACCCCTGATGAGTGCATTCCAGAGTTCTACACAGATCCCTCCATTTTCCGCTCCATCCACCCCGACATGCCAGACCTGGATGTGCCTTCCTGGTGCAAGTCGTGTGAGGAATTTATTGAGGTCCATCGACGCCTTCTGGAGAGCAGAGAAGTGTCCCAGCACTTGCATCACTGGATAGATCTCACATTTGGCTATAAGCTGTCTGGTAAAGAAGCTGTCAAGGCCAAGAACGTGTGCCTCCACCTGGTGGACAACCACACCAATCTTACTACCTATGGTGTAGTTCAGCTCTTTGACCAGCCCCACCCACAACGCTTATCTCCTTCCCAGTACGCCCCAGCAGAACCTCCTCTCCTTGGCCTTGCTGCTCTTAATGTGCCTTCTCTACACATCCCTCAAATTGACAGTGGGGCTGACACTGTGGATGAAATGGTGCCAGAGTCTACAGGGTGTGAGTCCAGTGGCTGGACCATGGTAGACAGAGATGAAGAGCTTGAACAAGGTATGGAAGCTCTGGACTCATTAGCATCTGCTGGCTCAACCAGTTCTGCGCCCTGCTCTGTGCCAATGCCAAGCATCAGTACGGCTGGAGGAAAGATGGGAGGAGAGCACACAGCACTTAATGTATCTCAGTCCCCGAGTTCATTCCCTGGTGACTTCACAAGCGGCTTAGGCCCTGGTTTACGCAGTGCCATGTTACAAAGAGGTGGGTCAACGAACAAAAAACATGGGGAGGTTAGTGTTACTGCCACAAATGCAGAGGATATCAAGATCGTCCTCCCTGAAGGCTTCAACCCATTGCAGCCGTTGGAAGAGCTGGAGAAGTTGAATAACTTCCTGGTAAAGAGTCTGCACGCTGAAGTATGGCATCCTGCAGGATCTACTGACTGCATGAAGGATGGTGTCATAATTGAATCTCTACCCTCTCTTACACAGCTCTACCAAAGAGACATGCAGGCCCTTGGTGTTCTCATCGCTGAGATATTCCACTCCTCTAAACTGAGAGGACTGAAACCAGGCACCCCCCTGAGACAGCGTTTCCAAGCTGTAATGAAGCTATGTTCTGCCAGCCTCCGTGATGTGCCACTGTCTTTGCATCATGCTCTTGAGATACTGCTTCTAATAGAGAAGCACTCTGGAATAGCACAGAAAGAAGTACCAGATTGCCCACATCCACTTCTTTTCAAATATGAACCCATCTGCGATGGTCTCCCTCCCCCAAACCCCTGCCAATTATTGAACTCAATCATCACCCCCTTTCCTTTCCCTTCCTATTTTGCAGCACTTCATAATTTTATCTTTTCCTACCATGCCAAGATGGAGACCACATGTAGTCTTCAAGGAAGAGATGTTGTCTTTAACTTGTGGCAGCAGCTTGAGACACTGTTGCGGGGTAACATCACAGCTGAGGGTCTTGAAATTCTCTTGCCCTTCATTCTAGCCCTCATGCTTGAGGAGTCCACTGCTGTCTATGCTACTTGGTACCTTTTCGAGCCCATCTCTAGAGTACTGGGTCCcagaaatgcaaacaagtaCCTACTGAAGCCGCTGATCAATGTTTATGAAAACCCTCACTGCCTAAGGGGACGTTTCTATCTCTACACTGACTGTTTCATTCTGCAGCTGATTGTGAGGCTCGGCCTGCAGGCCTTTCTGTCCAGCCTACTCCCCCATGTGCTGCAGGTCATCACTGGCTTTGAAAGCTGCATCTCAGGCTCGGGCGGGGAAGCTGGCAAAGGGTTGAGGAGTGGCACATGTAAtctagaagaggaagaagactaTCAATGTGGCGAGGTGCAGCAATCTTCTGCATCTGTTAGCGGGAAAATGGGAAGTGGCGGTGGTGCAAGTGGAGGAGTCGGCGTGGTGGGGGAGTCGGGTATGGTCGACTACTCCTCTGGCATCAGTCTCAATGACCAGGTTTTTCTCTCAGAGGCAGAGGACTTTCAGAATGAGTTCTATGTCAACAGTGGAGCAGGGGTGGCTGCTGGGAAACCGCAGAGCCAGAACTCTGCAGCCAAGGATCAAGACCAGGAATCTCTAAGTGTGGGGAAACTAAGTGACAAAAGCAGCACAAGTGAGCTCTCACTGGGTGATGGAGACTCAATGCGGGATAGAGCTAGTCTCAAATCAGCTGACAGCAGCCAGGACCTGAAACACGCTagtgagggagaggagggaggagagctggAGGAAGAAGAGGTGACCGAGACTAATGAGGGTAAAGAGCGGACAGACGACCCTACTGTTGCCAACCTGGAGCTCTCTGGCTGCACAGACGTTTCAGGCGCTACAGTTGCCACTCTGGAGGGTGAGTTTATGAATGGAATGGCACTGGAAGAGACTGATAAAGGCATTGTGGGAGAGCAGGAAGAGGATGACCATGATCCATCAGAAGAGTCTCGGGAGAAAGAGCAAAAGATTCTTCTAG acacagtttgcAAAACCGTTCGGTGGCTGTCAGCAAAGCTTGGACCGACAGTGACGGCTCGATACGTGGCCAGAAATTTGCTGCGATTGCTCACAAATTGTTACATTG GGCTTGAGAAACACCAGTTTGTGACCGTTGCATCTGAGGAGTGCAGTCTGGAGAGTGTGGGAATGGGCAGTGTTTATGAGAAGAAACCTGTTCTTGGTGACCAGACAGCAGGGCCTGTGTTGGACTGTCTCATCTACATAGCTCAACTTTATGGAGAGCCTGTACTCACTTACCAGTACCTGCCTTATATAGGATATCTG GTTTCTCCACCTTCTTCGCAGCGTCTTAACACGCGTAAGGAGGCAAGTCTGCTTGGAGCTGTTGCACTTACGCAGAAGATCATTGTCTTTCTTTCTGATACCACTCTAATGGACATGCTTATGAAGATCAACCAGGATGTGCTCCTGCCACTACTGGACTTGCTCACCACCCCCCGTATGGG GTTCCCCAGCGGGGTGCAGACACGCACTGCCGTCTGTCTCAAGACACTCAGTTTGATGGCTCTCATCTGTCTGCGCATCGGGAGGGAGATGGTGCAACAGCATATGGCTGACACTCTGCATCGGTTCTTTGCTGTTTTCTCTCTGCTGCATTCTCTGCAGCCCCAg CTGGACAGCGCTCCTCGCAGAGTTGTGGGAGAAGTCACGGTTGTGGACGTCTTCACACCAGAAGAGTCGAATGTGACCTATGAGTTGGGGGTATTGGAGGAGCTACAGACTGTATTTAACTCTGAGATGGCCCATTCCTCATACATCCCCTTCTACTGCCTCATTG GTGACATGGCTATTCGGAAGCTGGTTCCCAACCACGAGCTGGTCTGGCAGTTGGCCCAGTCCTACCATCAGAGTTTGCGTCAGGGGAGTACAGAGACAAACCTTACAACAGCGTCAAGGGTGGAGTTACCTCCTACTTCCATGGGTCTCTCTGGTTTCGGCAGACATGTGGGTTGCAGCCCATTCCCTGCACCCTCGACTAGCTCCACCTCGCTAGGAGACTCCCTACCTGAGTCGGGCACGTTTGGGAGCCACCTGGTAGGAAACCGCATCCAAGTGTCCCGGGACACTGATTATGATGGTAGCCCGACCCTGGGCTTGGCCAACTCTTGGGGTCGCTCTAGCCATACCACCCCCATCATCACCACTGCCTCCACCTTCACCACTCCGTCAGTAGGCACagcttccttctcctcctcctgggTGACAGGCCCCACCCCAGAGGACAGTGTCCTGAAGCAGGAGCTCCCTCGCAGTGGCCGTTCCCTGCAGGGCAACTGGCTGGCCTACTGGCAGTATGAGATTGGCCTCAACCAGCAGGATCCACATTTTCACTTCCACCAGATCCGACTGCAGAGCTTCCTGGGCCACTCAGGCACCACAAAGTGTTTGGCACCGCTGGCAGGAGAGGATTACTTCCTCTCTGGTAGTAAAGACAAGACTGTGAAGCTTTGGCCTCTCTATAACCATGGGGATGGAACACAGGAGGTGGAGCCCAGGCTGACGTATACTGACCATCGAAAGTCAGTCTTTTATGTTGGACAGCTAGAGGCTTCACAGGACGTAGTCAGCTGCGATGGTAATGTGCACCTGTGGGACCAGTATACAG GCAAGCAGATCCGCTCGTATGAAGCCGTGGATGGGAAGAATCCCATTACAGCTGTCACCACCATGCCAGCACCACACTGCAGTGTTGTGTTTGGCAGTGCAGATTCTATTCTCCGCTTCATCGACCCTCGCAAACCTGGATTGCAG CATGAATTTCGTCTGGCATACAACAATGTGAGTGCTGGGCTTATCCGCTACCTGGCAGTGAGCCCTTCAGGGCGTACTGTGGCTGCAGGTTTCTCATCCGGCTTCATTGTTCTGCTAGACGCACGCACAGGACTTATTCTGAAGGGCTGGCCGGCTCATGAGGGAGATATCCTCCaaatgaag GCTGCAGAAGGAAACTTGGTCATCAGCTCCTCCACTGACTACACACTCGCTGTGTGGAAAGATTTGGAGCACAAGCCTCTTCGCCAGTACAAGTCGCAGTCCGACCCCATCCACGCCTTTGACCTTTACGGCTCGGAGATTGTGACCGGAACAGTGGCGAACAAGATCGGGGTGTACTCCATGGCAGATATCTCCCTGAGCCCAGTTAGCAGCACAAAGCTGAGCTCGGAGAACTTCCGCGGCACTCTGACCAGCCTGGCGGTCCTGCCCACCAAGAGGCTTCTGCTGCTGGGCTCTGAGAACGGGGCCATTCGGTTACTAGCTTAG